In Harpia harpyja isolate bHarHar1 chromosome Z, bHarHar1 primary haplotype, whole genome shotgun sequence, a single window of DNA contains:
- the CD180 gene encoding LOW QUALITY PROTEIN: CD180 antigen (The sequence of the model RefSeq protein was modified relative to this genomic sequence to represent the inferred CDS: substituted 1 base at 1 genomic stop codon), whose protein sequence is MYFPQITVNKSYSCEGLGLREVPEKLPVTTEILDFSFNMLPSLQNSTFSELKSLLYLDLTRCQINWVYDGAFHSNRQLKTIVLTGNLLLFLSDTAFTGPWSLKQLDLTQTGITSMSFIPMTNLHSLDTLILGSNHISSLQLPPNFPTQNLKYLDFQMNNIRAVTAEDVRVLQKTSNITLIFKGNNFIYIEPGALQSHFYSLDFGGCTDIPRVLTGIQNSTAQILWLGTFHGIEKEPYISPNVLQGLCNTSVKDLYLQLRHFRNLNADTFQCLTRLXKLDLTQTHISTLPPGISGMSSLVELVLNTNSFEHLCNISSAAFPSLTHLHINGNLQVLQLGSGCLQKLAKLQHLDLSKSHIESFDCCNEALSGLSSLQYLNLSYNTKLHLQDVLIKDSANLELLDLASTPLHINTSQGPFRNLHLLQVLNLSSSHINTSMQHLFQGLENLMLLDLSQNNFESGIMPKDKLFQQLSNLEVLILSSCELTAVGGKAFHSLKKLRHVDLSHNKLIAFSTDAFSNLKSIYLNCAHNRIRIVPRDKLASLAGHCIINLSYNPLDCTCSNIGLITWYKQNLDKIEDSEGTRCSEPKSLAGAQLATISLSCGINTAGITAVVLAILSCGAIFIWGACYFKRNYQQI, encoded by the exons ATGTATTTTCCACAGATTACAGTAAATAAAAGCTATAGCTGTGAAGGTTTAGGACTGAGGGAGGTTCCTGAAAAACTACCTGTCACAACAGAAATCCTCGACTTCAGCTTCAACATGCTCCCTTCCCTCCAGAATTCAACCTTCTCTGAGTTGAAGTCTCTCCTCTACTTGGACTTAACAAG GTGTCAGATCAACTGGGTGTATGATGGCGCTTTTCACAGCAACAGGCAGCTGAAGACAATTGTGCTGACTGGAAACCTGCTCTTGTTTCTGTCTGACACAGCATTCACTGGCCCATGGTCCCTGAAGCAGCTTGACTTAACACAGACAGGAATAACCAGTATGTCCTTTATTCCAATGACAAACCTGCACAGCTTGGATACCCTCATCTTGGGCAGCAACCACATctcttcactgcagcttcctcccAACTTTCCCACTCAAAACCTCAAATACCTTGACTTTCAAATGAACAACATAAGAGCAGTCACAGCAGAAGATGTCCGTGTTCTGCAGAAGACCAGCAATATAACTCTCATCTTTAAAGGCAATAACTTTATATACATTGAACCTGGAGCTTTGCAGTCTCATTTCTACAGTTTGGACTTCGGGGGCTGCACTGACATCCCCAGGGTCCTGACAGGGATACAGAACTCCACAGCTCAGATCCTTTGGCTGGGAACATTTCACGGCATAGAAAAGGAGCCCTACATAAGCCCGAATGTTTTACAAGGCCTCTGTAATACCTCTGTCAAGGACCTCTATCTGCAGCTACGGCACTTCAGAAACCTAAATGCTGACACGTTTCAGTGCTTGACCAGGCTCTGAAAGCTGGACCTAACTCAAACCCACATCAGCACGTTGCCCCCTGGCATTAGCGGCATGAGCTCGCTAGTGGAGTTAGTTCTCAACACAAACTCCTTTGAGCACCTCTGCAACATCAGCTCTGCCGCCTTCCCCTCCCTCACCCACCTCCACATCAACGGGAACTTGCAGGTCCTGCAGCTGGGCTCTGGCTGTTTGCAGAAACTAGCAAAGCTTCAACATCTCGATTTAAGTAAGAGTCATATTGAAAGCTTTGACTGCTGTAATGAAGCGCTGAGCGGTTTGAGCAGCCTTCAGTACCTGAATCTGAGCTATAACACAAAGCTCCACCTCCAAGACGTGCTTATTAAGGACAGTGCTAACCTGGAGCTGCTGGACCTAGCTTCCACTCCTCTTCACATCAACACTTCACAGGGTCCTTTCCGAAATTTGCATCTCTTGCAAGTACTGAATCTTTCCTCCTCCCACATTAATACTAGCATGCAGCATCTCTTTCAAGGCCTGGAAAACCTCATGCTCTTGGACCTTAGTCAAAATAACTTTGAGTCGGGGATCATGCCAAAGGACAAACTGTTCCAACAGCTATCCAATTTAGAGGTGCTAATTTTATCATCCTGTGAACTGACAGCAGTAGGTGGCAAAGCATTTCACAGCCTCAAGAAGTTACGGCATGTTGATCTGAGCCACAACAAACTTATTGCATTCAGCACAGATGCATTTTCAAACCTCAAGAGCATCTATCTCAATTGTGCCCACAACAGGATCCGTATTGTGCCACGCGACAAGCTAGCATCCCTAGCTGGCCACTGCATAATCAATTTAAGTTACAACCCTCTGGACTGCACCTGCTCCAATATTGGCTTAATCACCTGGTACAAGCAGAATCTGGATAAAATTGAAGACTCTGAAGGAACAAGATGCTCTGAACCCAAATCGCTAGCTGGGGCTCAGCTGGCCACCATCTCGCTTTCCTGTGGGATCAACACAGCAGGAATCACTGCGGTTGTCCTGGCTATTTTATCCTGTGGTGCCATCTTCATTTGGGGTGCTTGCTATTTCAAGCGAAATTACCAGCAAATATAA